The window GCAGGCGGTGCACGAGCTGCTCCTTCGGGAACTGCACGTAGCCGAGCACTTCGCTGACGGTGTCGCCCTTGATGATGCTGCCGATGACGACTTCGCCTTCCTCGGTCAGGTCGACGTGGACCGTATTGGTGTCGCCGAACAGGTTGTGCAGGTCACCGAGGATTTCCTGATACGCGCCGATCAGGAACGCGCCGAGGTAGTACGGCGAGCCGTCGAAGGTATGGAAGCGCAGCGTGCGCCGCACGTCGCGCCGGTCGATGAAGTGGTCGATCTTGCCGTCGGAGTCGCACGTGACGTCGCCGATCACCGCGTGATGGGTCGGCATCTCGTTCAGCCGGTGGATCGGCATCACCGGGAACAGCTGCTTGATCGCCCAGCTGTCGGGCATCGATTGGAACAGCGAGAAATTGCAGAAGTACGTGTCCGACAGCATGAGGTCGAGGCCTTCGAGCTCCTCCGGCACGAACTCGAGCTGCTCGGTCAGCTTGCGGATCTTGCGCAGCGTCGCGAAGAACAGGTTTTCGATCAGGCAGCGCTGGTCGAGCGGAAGATAGCCGGTCGCGAACTGGTTCATCGCGATGTCGAGAGCCTGCTGCGCGTCGTGGTAGCTCTCGAGCAGGTTGCGCGGCATCAGGCCCTGGTAGGTCTGCAGCAGGTCGTGAAGCGGCTGCTCGGCGTCTTCCGGCACGGCAAGCGGAATCTCCGCGCTGCCGCCCTGGTCGGCGACTCCGAGGCAGCCGAAGATCAGCGCCGAATGGTAGGCCGTAAGCGCGCGTCCGCTTTCCGAGATGATGTTCGGGTGCGGCACGCCGACTTCGTCGCAGACGTTCTGGATGTGGTAGACGACGTCGTTCGCGTACTCCTCGAGCGTGTAGTTCATGCTCGATTCGAAATTGGTCTGCGAGCCGTCGTAGTCCACTCCGAGCCCGCCGCCGACGTTCATGTATTCGAGGCCCGCGCCGCGCTGGTAGAGCTCGGTGTAGATGCGCGCCGCCTCGATCAGCGCGGCCTTCACGTGCCGGATGTTCGTGATCTGGCTTCCGAGGTGGAAGTGCAGCAGCTTGAAGCAGTCGCCCATGCCGCGGCTCTTGAGCTCCTCGAACGCCGCAAGGATCTCGCTGACCGTAAGGCCGAACTTCGAACGGTGGCCGCCCGACGACTGCCAGCGTCCGGACCCGCGCGCGGCAAGCTTGACGCGCATGCCGATCTGCGGGCGCACGCCGAGCCGCTCGGCGCTCTTCAGGATCAGGTCGAGCTCGGTGTACTTTTCGACGACCGGGATCACGTTGCGCCCGATCTTGAGCGCGAGCATCGCCATCTCGATGAACTCGCCGTCCTTGAAGCCGTTGCAGATGATCGGTGCATTGGCTTCGGTCATCGCGACGACGCAGAGCATTTCGGGCTTGCTGCCGGCTTCGAGGCCGAACCCGTACTCCTTTCCGATCTGCACGATCTGCTCGACCACGTGGCGCTGCTGGTTGACCTTGATCGGATAGACGCACTGGTAGGTGCCGTTGTACTTGTGATCCGAGATCGCGCGCGCGAACACGTCGTGGATTTCCCGCACGCGATCCCGAAGGATTCCGTTGAAGCGCACGAGCAGCGGAAGATCGAGGCCGCGCAGCTGCATCGAGTCGACGAGCTGCTTGAGATCGACGAAGCGGTTCGGATCCTTCTGGGGATGGCAGAGCAGGTGTCCCGCGGCCGACACCGAGAAGTAGCCTTTGCCCCAGCCCTTGACCTCGTACAGTTCCGCGGCGTCCTGGGTCGACCAGCGCCGGGTCGCATCGTTCTGCATCATGGCGCGCACCTTAAGCGATGCGCCCGTCGTGTCGAGCGACGCGAGCCCGTCGATGGAGCGAAGCGAAATCGGGGACAGACACTGATTTGTCGAAATCAGTGTCCGTCCCCGATTTCCCGCGAGCGTTGCGGGCGGGTGCGGGCTACAACGTGAGGCCGCCCGCGGGCGCCACTTCGTATGTTCCGGGATCTCGAGCTTCGCCTGCTGCCTTCGCTCGCCACGCAGCCGGACGCCCTTCGCGACGCGGCAGCCCGGGCCGCCGGCGTCTCGCCGTCGCGCGTCCGGGGCGTGACCGCCCTGCGCCGTTCGCTCGATGCCCGTCCGCGATCTCCCGTCTATCAACTCCGCGTCCGCGTCTGGATCGATGAGGAGCCGCGCGCGCCGGAGCTCCTCGAGCTCGCTCTTCGCGACGTGCGCTCGGCGCCGCCCGTCGTCGTCGTCGGGGCAGGCCCGGCGGGACTGTTTGCCGCGCTCCGCCTGATCGAGGGCGGGCTGCGCCCGATCGTGCTCGAGAGGGGCAAGGACGTACGCGGCCGGCGCATCGACGTCGCACGGCTGAGCCGCGACGGGATCGTCAACCCGGAAAGCAATTACTGCTACGGCGAAGGCGGCGCCGGGACGTTTTCCGACGGCAAGCTCTACACGCGCTCGACCAAGCGCGGCGACGTCGAGCGCATCCTCCAGATCCTCGTCCGGCACGGCGCGCCGGCCGACATCCTCGTCGATGCGCATCCGCACATCGGCACCAACCGGCTGCCGCGCGTCGTCGATGCGATCCGCCGGACCATCGTCGAATGCGGCGGCGAGGTTCGTTTCGGCGCGCGCGTCGACGGGCTCGTGCGGGAAGCCGGCGCGGTGCGCGGCGTCGTGCTCGCGGACGGGGAGCGCGTTGTCGCGGGCTCCGTCATCCTCGCCACCGGCCATTCGGCGCGCGACGTGTACGCGATGCTCGACGAGAGCGGCATCCGGCTCGAACCGAAAGCGTTCGCGTTCGGAGTCCGCGTCGAGCATCCGCAGGCCCTCGTCGACTCGATCCAGTATCGCTGCGAGCGGCGTCCGGCCGAGCTTCCGCCGGCGTCGTACTCGCTGCTCCGGCGCGTCGACGGGCGCGGCGTGTACTCGTTCTGCATGTGCCCGGGCGGCGTCATCTGCCCGGCAACGACTTCGCAGGACGAGGTCGTCGTCAACGGCTGGTCGCCGTCGAGGCGCAACTCGCGCTGGGCAAACTCCGGTATCGTCGTCGAGACGACGATCGAAGACGCGCGCCGGCTTTGCGGCGACGGGGTGCTTGCGGGCGCGCGGCTGCAGGCGTCGATCGAGCAGCGTGCGGCCGAAGCCGGCGGAGGGCTCGCGGTCGCACCGGCGCAGCGCCTGATGGACTTCGTCGACGCGCGCGCGAGCACGGATCTTCCATCGTGCTCGTACCCGCCGGGAATCCGCGCGGCCGAGCTCGGCGACGTGCTGCCCGGCTTTGCCGCGCACGCGCTTCGTGACGGCCTGCGGCTGTTCGGCGAACGCATGCGCGGCTTCCTGACCAACGACGCGGTCGTCGTCGGCGTCGAGACGAGGACGTCGGCGCCGGCGCGAATACCACGCGACGCCTCGACCGGAATGCATCCGGAAGTCCGCGGCCTGTTTCCATGCGGCGAAGGGGCCGGAGCCGCCGGCGGCATAGTGTCGGCGGCGATGGATGGCGAACGCGCAGCGGCGGCCGTTCTCGGCGTGCCATATGCGCGCGGAGCGGAGGCCGTCAGCGCTCGTAAAGCATGATGCGGACCTCGTCGGCGTACTTCGACGACACCTTCGAATGCGTGGCTTCGAGCAGCGCCTGGATGCGGATCGCGCGCACGATGTCTTCGCGCGACAGGACGAGCCAGACGCGATCGGCCGCGGAAGCTTCGGCTTTGTCGAACTCGTTCGAGAACAGCAGCTCGCCGTGCTGGAGCCGTGCCGGCTGCGGCGCGCCGGACCTCTTCAGATAGTATTCGAGTGCGAACGCGCTCCACGAGCTGTCGTACAGGATCGCATCGCCCGGCCGCGCGTCCTGGGCAACGAGGTTCGCCGGAGTCGTCCAGTCTTCCTCGTGTGGCCCCTCGGCAAACCCGCTGGCGACTTTCAGCTGGGAAGTGAGAATGACTCCGACCAGAACCCAGGCAACCGGTGCCAGCGTTCGGTTCTGGCGGACGCTCGCGACGGCCGCGCCCGCAGCGAGCGTCCACGCCGGGATCGACATCACCAGATAGCGGTTGAGCAGGACCGGACCCCACAGCGAGATCGTGGCAAGCGCCGCGAGCGGCCCGAGACCCCACAGGATGAAAAGCGTCGCGCCCCAGCGCGCGACCGGATCGCGTTCGCGCAAGATACGAACGACGAGAATTGCCAGCACGGCTACGTAAACGTACGGAACTCCCGAGCCGCCTCCCGCGAGGTATCCCGTCTGCCAGATCAGGTACTGGCTCGTCACCGGCGGAATCCAGCTGATCACCTTGTGCGACGCGGTGCCGAGCGTGTAGAGGATCGGCGCCGTCAGCGCGGTGATCGCGGCAATCCCGATCAGCAGGTTTTTTTTCGCAAACAGCGCGCGCGGGCCGAGCGCAGCCAGCGAAAGGATCTGGAATGCGATGGTGAACAGCGCGAACGAATGCGAGTACATCGCAAGGCCGCTCGCGACGACCCACCACGCGATATCGCGGCGACGACCGCTGTCGAGAGCCTTCGCCAGAAAGAGCGCCGCAAGGCACGAGCACATCATCGCGAGCGAGTAGCCGCGCGCTTCCTGCGCATAGCGGATCGAAAACCAGTGAATCGAAAGCAGTGCGCCCGCGACGAGTCCGGCGGCCATACCGAAAAGGCGCCGCCCGAGAAGACAGGTGAGGAGGATTGCGACGATCGAACAGATCGCCGAGAAGCCGCGAACCGTCGAGATGTCGTCGCCGAGCAGGTGCCATGGCCGCAGCGCCAGGTAGTAGAAAACCTGGTTGTTCAGTACCGGATTGTCGAGATGGCGCAGCAGATCGACGATCGGGACCTGCACCATCCCGAGCGTCTGGCCTTCGTCGAACCAGACTGATCTCAGCCCGATCCCGCTGAAGCGCACGTACGCGCCGGCGGCGAGGATCAACAGGACGAGAGCGCCGAAAATGCGCGATCTCGCGGACTTGGCACCGGTCATTGGGGAAACATCTGCGACCGCTGAGCCCGAGTCGAGTCGGTCCGGCGGGAGTGTGCAGCGGCGGCCGGAAAAATAAATATACCGGCAGTATACTCTTGCATTGGCGTATACCGGCGACTAGGGTCCGCCGCCGTGAGCGTCGCCGCTTCCCCGACTCCGATCGCGTCCGGCCGCCGCGAGCGCCGCAAGCTCGAGGTGCGCCGGCGGATGATCGATGCCGCGCAGGCCCTCTTCGAAGAGCGCGGCGTCCACGCGACCACCGTCGTCGAGATCTGCGAGCGAGCCGACGTCGCGCACAAGACGTTCTTCAATCACTTCCCGGCCAAGCAGGACCTCGTCCGCGCAATGGCGCGCGAGGCGATCGAGTTCCTCCTCGACGACATCGCGACTGCGCACGCAAGCGGCCGCTCGACGGCGGGACGTCTCGACGCGTTTTTCGAGAGCGTCGCGACGCGCGCATCGGCGGCGGGCCCGATGCACCGCGAGCTGATGACCGAGATCATCCATGCCGCACAGGGCGCCGACGAGCCCACCGACGCGCGACGGCTGCATGCGGCGTTCGGTGCGATCGTTGCCGACGGCGTTCGCGCCGGAGAAGTCACGCGCAAGCATCCGAGCGAGACGCTGACCGAGACGATTCTCGGGATGTATTACGCGCTGATGTTCAACTGGGCGAACCTCGAACATTATCCGATCGCAGCCAGGGCGCGGGCCGCATCGAAGTTCCTCGCGGATGCGCTGGCGCCGCAGGGCTCGGAGGCGAGCCGTCCGAGCGAAGCGGCGGGCACGGGGCACGCAGCGCGCCCGCGACCGATTCGAAAGAACGTGCCACGCAAGGAGACTCTTCATGGCAAGGCGTGACAAGGAAAATTCGATCCTGCCGATCCCGAACGGCTGGTTCGCCGTCGAGTGGACCAAGGAGCTCATCGCGGGCCAGGTCAAGAGCATCCACTACTTCGGGGAAGACCTGGTGCTTTTCCGCGGGCGCTCCGGCGAGGCGCACGTGCTCGATCCGTACTGCCCGCACCTCGGCGCGCATCTCGGCGAAGGCGGCCGCGTGCTCGGAGACGGCCTGCGCTGCCCGTTCCACGGCTGGACGTACGACGGCTCGACCGGCCAGTGCACGTCGATTCCGTACTGCGAGCGGATTCCGGCCAAAGCCGCGGTACGTGCGTGGCCGACGTGCGAAAAGAACGGAATGATCTTTGTCTGGCATCACAGCGAGGGCCAGGCGCCGACGTGGGAAGTGCCGCTGCTTGCCGAGATCGGTCACGCGGACTGGTCCGAGCCGCGCACGTTCGAGCTCGAAGTGCCGGTGCACGTGCAGGACATGCACGAGAACAACAACGATCCGGTTCATTTCCAGTTCGTGCACGGAAACCTCGAGCCGCTGCCGTCGGAAATCTCGTACGCCGCAGACGGGCGTGCCTATCGCATCTCGAGCCGGCAGATCCGCGACACACCGTACGGGCGCTTCGAGACGACGCTGATCCGCGATTCGTGGGGCATCGGACTGTCGGCGGTCAGCACCGAAGGCATTCCGAACGCGGGGCTTCTGATGTTCTCGTCGACCAGCCCGGTCGACCACGATCGCACGTTCTCGCGCTGGCTGCTGACCGCGACCAACAACATGGTCGACCTTGCCGGCGAGGACTTCATGAACGGGCTGACGACCGGCGTGATGCAGGACCTGCGCATCTGGTCGAACAAGGTCCATCGCGCGCGGCCGGTCTTGTGCGAGGCCGACACGTATCTCGCCGAGTTCCGGCAGTGGGTGAAGCAGTTCTACAGCCAGCCCGTGCAGACGCAGTAGGCTTATCGGAGTTCCACGCGGAGACATGGAGCACGGAGATATCGAGCACGGAGATATGGAAATGGATCGCTTCCTCGTCATTTCGTCGGATTGTCACGCCGGGCTGCCGCCCGATCAGTACCGCAACTATCTCGATCCGCAGTACCGCGAGTTGTTCGACGTCGCGCTGCCTCTGCAGATCGCAGAAATGGAAAAGATGTCGAAGATGTTCCTGATCGACGACATCAACCGCAAGTGGCGCGACGAAGTCGGCGACGCCCTGACCGGCGCGTGGGATCACGACGAGCGCCTGCGCGTGATGGACGCGGACGGCATCGCCGGCGAAATCATCTTCCCCGACGGAATCACCGAGATGAACACGCCGCCGTTCGGCGCGGGCCTGTCGCTGCCGGTCGAGGACCGCATCGTGCCCGAGCTGCAGTGGGCCGGCGCGCGCGCACACAACCGCTGGCTGGCCGAGCTCGTATCGATGGCGCCGGCGCGCCGTCTCGGCGTCGCGCTGGTTCCCGCACTGTGGGACGTCGACGAGGCGGTCAAGGAAGTCGAGTGGGCGCGGAAGAACGGGCTCGGCGGCGTGCTGCTGCCGTGCATGTGGCGGCATCTCGATCCGTACCACCATCCCAAATACGAGCCGCTGTGGTCGGCGTGCGTGGCGAACGACGTCGCGGTGCATTTTCATTCGGGCCCCGCGCCGATGGAGGACGCGTTCGGCCCGATCGCCAATCCGGACGGCGTCGTGCGGCCGGGCGCGATGGGCATCTACGTTTCCGAGGTGGTGTGGTGGGCCGTGCGCCCGCTCACGTTCCTGATCTGGGGCGGCGTGCTCGAGCGGCATCCGAAGCTCCGCATCGCGATCACCGAGAGCACCACGATCTGGGCGCCGGAGTATCTCGCGCTGCTCGACCAGCGCTATTCGGAAACGCACTATTCGGCGAAGCTCGGCGACTACCGAAGTCATCTCAAGAGCAAGCCGAGCGAGTACTTCGCGCGCCAGGTTGCGCTCGGCGCGTCGTGCATGTCACGCCGCGAAGCCGAGCTGCGCTACGCGATCGGGCTTTCGAACATCATGTGGGGCAGCGATTATCCGCATCCCGAAGGCACGTGGCCGGTGACGATGCCGCAGGTGCATGAAACGTTCGACGGCCTTCCCGAGAACGAAGTCGCCGCCATGCTCGGCCTCAACGCCGCGCGCTTCTACGGCTTCGACGTCGACGCGCTAGCCCCGATCGCCGCGCGCATAGGTCCTGCAACCGCGAGTTTTAAATAAAGGGGACAGGTACATTTAAAATTCCACTGCAATTCCGCGGCGCGAAAAATAGCGTGCCCGAAATACCACACGTTTTTTAAATGTACCTGTCCCCATTTTTCCAAGGAGAACAACGATGGGGAAGCTGCGTTACGTCAAGACCTCCGATCAGATTGCAAAGGCACGGCAGAACAATGCGGAGTTCCTCGAGAGCACCGTGCGCTCGCTGCGTTTCGTCTACCGGACCGATCCCGAGGTGGCTGCGGCGCTCGTGCCGCAGCCGCTCGAGGTCGATCCGGCGTCGCACGTATGCGTGACGTTCTCGCACGTCGCGATCCACCTGTCTCCGGACTTCACGTTCGAGATCGGCTCGGCGATTTTCGGCGTCAAGGCATCCTACGAGGGCGTCGCCGGCATCTACCTGGTGACGATGCCGATGACGACCGAGCAGGCCGTCGTCCCCGGCCGCGAAACCTTCGGCGAGCCGAAGAAGATCGCTGCGATCGAGTTCAAGAAGGACGGCCAGAACGTGATGAGCGAAGTCACGCGCATGGGGATGACGTACCTCGAGGGAAAGGGAACGATCGGTGCTGCGCTCGGGGCCCGTGAATTCGTCGAGTACGGTTACTGCTACAAGGCGTTTCCGGCGTGCGAGAAGAGCCGCGCGTTCGACGGCGATCCGCTTCTGGTGCGGCTCGAGTGGCGCCACAAGCACACCGGAGCGTGGAAGCTCGACGGCGCTGCCCTCAATCTGTACGACTCGCCGTTCGATCCCGTGGCCGACGTGCCCGTGCGCGAGATCGTCTCGGCGGAATACGAAGAAGGCAGCGCAGAGAGCAACGGCCGCGTGCTGCGCAGCATTCCCGGCCAGTGGCTGGAGCCGTTCCTGCACCAGCGTTACGACGATACGTCCGGCGACGGCCTCGAGCTGTGAGGCGCGGCGATGAAGGACTTCCGCGGAAAGACCGCAGTCATCACGGGATCGGCGAGCGGAATCGGCAACGCGCTCGCCCATTCGCTGGCGCGCGAGGGCGCGCGCGTGGTGCTGGCCGATATCGAACAGGGCGCGCTCGATGCGGCCGTCACTGCGCTGCGTGAAACCGGCGCAGACGCGATCGGTGTGCGCACCGACGTGTCATCGTTCGAGTCGGTGCAGGCGCTCGAGAAGGCGGCGGTCTCCGCGTTCGGCAACGTACACATCCTCGTCAGCAACGCGGGCGTCGGTGCGCACGAGGACGTTCCGGTCTGGGAGCTGCCGCTCAACGACTGGCGATGGTGCATGGCCGTCAACGTCTGGGGCGTGATCCACGGCATCAAGGCATTCCTGCCGGGCATGCTCGCGCACGGCGAGGAAGGCCACGTCGTGAACACGTCATCCGGAAACGGCGGCCTGATCCTCGTGCCGACGACGCCGATCTATTCCGCCACCAAGGCCGCCGTCAGCGCGATCACCGAGAGCCTGCATCTCCAGCTCGCGATGCAGGGCGCAAAGATCCGCGCGCACGTCCTCTATCCCGGTCCTCACATCGTCGCGTCCAACATCTTCACGGCGGCGCGAAACCGGCCCGAGGAATTCCGGCGCGAGACCGAGCAGATCGCGCCGCCGATCACGCTCGAAAGCCTCGGTCAGATTTTCGATGCGATGGGCCGCAAGCTCGAGACGACGTCACCCGCCGAGGTGGCCGAGCACGCAATGGACGGGCTGCGGGCCGACCGCTTCTACATCCTGCCGTGGACCAGCGACGGGAAGACGAGGTTTCGCGAACGCGTCGAGGGCATTCTCGATTGCCGCAATCCCGAGCCGCGGTTCTTCTGACCGAACCGCTCGCGCGGTTCTTCTGAGCGAACGATCGGCTCGGTGTTGATGCTGCGGCATCCGCTCGCTATCCCGCTTGCATGGGCGAGGACGTTTCGCGGCCGGTTGCGTGGCGCGCCGGCATCGCCGGTGCGGCGATTGCGGCTGCCGTCCTGCTGGCCGCGGTTGCGACAGCGTCCACAAACCTGAACGACGCCTCTTCCGACAAAATCGAAGCCTCCACGATCGTTCCTGACCCGGTGCGCAGGGTCGGCGAAGTGCGGCTGCTGGCGCGCGGCGACGCCGTGGTCGTGCAGACGCTGCTTTCGACGAAAGTGCTGTCGAGAGTGCTGGCGGAGATCGCGAAAAAGGAAGAGCACAACTGGCCGACCGCGCAAAAACTTGCAGACTCCGACGCGGCGCCGGTTGCGTCCGGCACGACCGAGTATCTGGCCGCGCTCGATGCCGCGCGCCAACGCCTCGAAGCGAGCGCGTCCGATTCCGATTCGCCGGAGCGCCGCCGCCGCGTGCTGATCGAATTTGCAGCGAGCGCGAACGACCAGGCCGTGTTCGTCGGCACGTTCCAGGCTGCGGGCGACGTCGGGCATCTCGACCTGAAAAGCCGCGAGATCTTCTCCACACTGGCGCTGCCGCGCGCGTATATTCTTCGCGAGATCCGCCTGATCCTGGCCGATTCGTTCGACGTGGCGGAAGACCAGGTGGACCGTCTCGGTCCGCTCGGCCCCGCGGCCTCCGGTGCCGCCACGGGCAGCAGCGCGAGCACGTCGCCGGCGACAATTGCGCCTGCGCCTTCGAACAATGCGAAGCCTGCAACGTCGACTGGCAGCGAGCCCGCAACTCCTGCTGTGAAAGAACACGCTCCCGATTCCATGGGGTCGCCGCCGACCCCGAAGCCGCGCCAGCATTGACCAGCGAACGACTTCGCCGCCTGCGCGCGCCGTGCCTCGCGATCACCCTCGCGATCAGTGCGTGGCTCGGCCTTCATGCCGCACGCATCGGAGTCGAGCACGACAACTCGTCCTTGCGCTCGACCGATCCCGCCGACCGCCGCAGCTACGAAGACTTCAAGGCCACGTTCGGCAGCGACGAAGACATTCTCGTCGCCATTGCGCACCCGCAGCTGCTGGACGCGCGCGGACTCGGCCTGATTGCCGACGTCACTTCGCGGATCCAGGCGATGGACGGCGTCCGCAAGGCGTGGAGCCTCGTCAACGTCGAAGAGATCGCCAGCGGAGAAACCGGCGCCGAGCCGCACCAGCTGCTGGCTCCGCCGTGGGATTCGCCGGACATCCGCGAGCGCACGCTCGCGGCGCTCGAGCGCAATCCCGATTTCACGGGCTGGCTCGTGTCGGCCGATCGAAAGACTGCGGGCATCGTCGTCGAGATCGAGGACCGCCCTGACGACAGCGAGTACCGGGCCCGTCTGGTCGCAAGCATCCGCGCGCTGTCGCCGGATATCGCAGCGGCCGGCGGCGAGATGCATGTGACCGGCGTGCCGGTGCAGAAGATCGACGTTTCCGAATACGTCGATCGCGATCAGGCCGTGCTGCTGCCGGCAGCGGTCATCGTGCTCGGGCTGACGCTCGCGCTGTTCTTCCGCCACATCTCCGGCGTCGTCGTCCCGCTCGCAGTTGCCGGCATCACGGTGGTGTGGACAGTCGGTGCATACGCGGCCAGCGGTCATTCGCTCAACGCGATCACTGCGCTGCTGCCGCCGGTGCTGCTCGTCATCGCGCTTGCGACGACCGTGCACGTTTACGATGCGTGGCTGGCAGGGCACTCGCCGGCCGGTGCACATCCGGACGGGCACGGGGGCGACGGGCACGATCGGGATGGTCATGATCCGGACGGGCGCGATGACGCTGGCGGCGAGGATCGCGCCGCGCTTGCCGTGCGCGCCGTCTTCGTGCCCGCGCTGCTGTGCGCGGTGACCACTGCACAAGGCTTCCTGTCGCTTCTGATCGGCGGAAACCTGCCGGCTGTGCACGAGTTCGGCATCTTCGCCGCATTCGGCAGCGTGGTCGCGTTCCTCGTCGCAATGACCGTCGTGCCGGTCGCGCTTGCGGGCATCAAGCCGCCCGCGCATCGCGCGTCGGATGCGCACGGATGGACGTTCCGGCTTCTCGGCGCGACCTCCGGCCTCGCGACGCGCAGGCCGGTCGCCGTGCTCGCGACGTTCACCGCGGTCACGCTTCTTCTTTCGGCGGGCATTCCGCTGATCCGTACCAATACCGATCTCGTCGGCTTCCTTCGAAAAGACGCTCCGCTGCGCGTCGATACGACGTGGATCGACGAGCACCTGGCCGGAACGATGCCTCTGGACTTCGTGATCCGCCGAACCGACGGAAAGCCCGTGCTCACGCTCGACGGCGCGCGCCGCCTCGAAGAGCTCGAGCGTTCGATTACCGCGCGCGAACACGTGGCGAGCGTGACCAGCGTCCTCGCGCTGGTGCGTCAGGTCCATCGTGCCGAGTCGGACGACCATCGTCTGGCGCTTCCCGCGGACGCCGAAACCCTGCAGGCCGAGATCGATCTGCTCGACGAAAGCGGGCATTCGCTGGTGCGGCGCTTTGCCGCACCGGAGATGACGTCGCTGCGCATGACGGCGCGCCTGCACGCCGTCGGAAGCGCCGTCTCCGGGCCGCTCGTCGCGGCAATCCGGAAGGATGCGGCGCGTATCCTCGGACCCGGCATCGAGCTGCAGCCGGTCGGATCGCTCTGGGAGGTCGTTCGCGATTCCGAAACGCTCGTCGATCAGCAGGTGACGAGCTTTGGCAGCGCGATCCTGCTCGTGGTCGCCGCAATCGGCCTTCTGCTGCGATCGTTCACGTTCACGATCGTCGCGATGATCCCGAACGTGATGCCGATCCTGTGGACCGGCGGGCTCATGGGCTACTCGGGCATCGAGCTGAGCACCGGCACCGCGATGATTGCGTCGGCCGTGCTCGGCCTCGTCGTCGACGACACGATCCATTACCTCTCGTACTACCGGCGCGTCTACCGCGGCGATGCCATTGCGGCGATACGCACGACCAGCCGTGCCATTGGCGCCCCGGTCACGGTGGCATCGACGAGCCTCGTGCTCGGCTTCTGGGTGGGCGCGCTCGGCAGCTTCCTTCCGACGATTTATTTCTCGCTGCTGACGGGCCTGACGATGATCACCGGCGTCGTCTGCGATCTTCTGGTGCTGCCGGCAAGCCTGGTGC of the Candidatus Limnocylindrales bacterium genome contains:
- the speA gene encoding biosynthetic arginine decarboxylase translates to MMQNDATRRWSTQDAAELYEVKGWGKGYFSVSAAGHLLCHPQKDPNRFVDLKQLVDSMQLRGLDLPLLVRFNGILRDRVREIHDVFARAISDHKYNGTYQCVYPIKVNQQRHVVEQIVQIGKEYGFGLEAGSKPEMLCVVAMTEANAPIICNGFKDGEFIEMAMLALKIGRNVIPVVEKYTELDLILKSAERLGVRPQIGMRVKLAARGSGRWQSSGGHRSKFGLTVSEILAAFEELKSRGMGDCFKLLHFHLGSQITNIRHVKAALIEAARIYTELYQRGAGLEYMNVGGGLGVDYDGSQTNFESSMNYTLEEYANDVVYHIQNVCDEVGVPHPNIISESGRALTAYHSALIFGCLGVADQGGSAEIPLAVPEDAEQPLHDLLQTYQGLMPRNLLESYHDAQQALDIAMNQFATGYLPLDQRCLIENLFFATLRKIRKLTEQLEFVPEELEGLDLMLSDTYFCNFSLFQSMPDSWAIKQLFPVMPIHRLNEMPTHHAVIGDVTCDSDGKIDHFIDRRDVRRTLRFHTFDGSPYYLGAFLIGAYQEILGDLHNLFGDTNTVHVDLTEEGEVVIGSIIKGDTVSEVLGYVQFPKEQLVHRLQVAVDKAVRAGRLDHLEAGRFLKFYEEGLNGYTYLEEVHGT
- a CDS encoding FAD-dependent oxidoreductase, with product MFRDLELRLLPSLATQPDALRDAAARAAGVSPSRVRGVTALRRSLDARPRSPVYQLRVRVWIDEEPRAPELLELALRDVRSAPPVVVVGAGPAGLFAALRLIEGGLRPIVLERGKDVRGRRIDVARLSRDGIVNPESNYCYGEGGAGTFSDGKLYTRSTKRGDVERILQILVRHGAPADILVDAHPHIGTNRLPRVVDAIRRTIVECGGEVRFGARVDGLVREAGAVRGVVLADGERVVAGSVILATGHSARDVYAMLDESGIRLEPKAFAFGVRVEHPQALVDSIQYRCERRPAELPPASYSLLRRVDGRGVYSFCMCPGGVICPATTSQDEVVVNGWSPSRRNSRWANSGIVVETTIEDARRLCGDGVLAGARLQASIEQRAAEAGGGLAVAPAQRLMDFVDARASTDLPSCSYPPGIRAAELGDVLPGFAAHALRDGLRLFGERMRGFLTNDAVVVGVETRTSAPARIPRDASTGMHPEVRGLFPCGEGAGAAGGIVSAAMDGERAAAAVLGVPYARGAEAVSARKA
- a CDS encoding glycosyltransferase family 39 protein produces the protein MTGAKSARSRIFGALVLLILAAGAYVRFSGIGLRSVWFDEGQTLGMVQVPIVDLLRHLDNPVLNNQVFYYLALRPWHLLGDDISTVRGFSAICSIVAILLTCLLGRRLFGMAAGLVAGALLSIHWFSIRYAQEARGYSLAMMCSCLAALFLAKALDSGRRRDIAWWVVASGLAMYSHSFALFTIAFQILSLAALGPRALFAKKNLLIGIAAITALTAPILYTLGTASHKVISWIPPVTSQYLIWQTGYLAGGGSGVPYVYVAVLAILVVRILRERDPVARWGATLFILWGLGPLAALATISLWGPVLLNRYLVMSIPAWTLAAGAAVASVRQNRTLAPVAWVLVGVILTSQLKVASGFAEGPHEEDWTTPANLVAQDARPGDAILYDSSWSAFALEYYLKRSGAPQPARLQHGELLFSNEFDKAEASAADRVWLVLSREDIVRAIRIQALLEATHSKVSSKYADEVRIMLYER
- a CDS encoding TetR/AcrR family transcriptional regulator is translated as MSVAASPTPIASGRRERRKLEVRRRMIDAAQALFEERGVHATTVVEICERADVAHKTFFNHFPAKQDLVRAMAREAIEFLLDDIATAHASGRSTAGRLDAFFESVATRASAAGPMHRELMTEIIHAAQGADEPTDARRLHAAFGAIVADGVRAGEVTRKHPSETLTETILGMYYALMFNWANLEHYPIAARARAASKFLADALAPQGSEASRPSEAAGTGHAARPRPIRKNVPRKETLHGKA
- a CDS encoding Rieske 2Fe-2S domain-containing protein yields the protein MARRDKENSILPIPNGWFAVEWTKELIAGQVKSIHYFGEDLVLFRGRSGEAHVLDPYCPHLGAHLGEGGRVLGDGLRCPFHGWTYDGSTGQCTSIPYCERIPAKAAVRAWPTCEKNGMIFVWHHSEGQAPTWEVPLLAEIGHADWSEPRTFELEVPVHVQDMHENNNDPVHFQFVHGNLEPLPSEISYAADGRAYRISSRQIRDTPYGRFETTLIRDSWGIGLSAVSTEGIPNAGLLMFSSTSPVDHDRTFSRWLLTATNNMVDLAGEDFMNGLTTGVMQDLRIWSNKVHRARPVLCEADTYLAEFRQWVKQFYSQPVQTQ
- a CDS encoding amidohydrolase family protein; the encoded protein is MDRFLVISSDCHAGLPPDQYRNYLDPQYRELFDVALPLQIAEMEKMSKMFLIDDINRKWRDEVGDALTGAWDHDERLRVMDADGIAGEIIFPDGITEMNTPPFGAGLSLPVEDRIVPELQWAGARAHNRWLAELVSMAPARRLGVALVPALWDVDEAVKEVEWARKNGLGGVLLPCMWRHLDPYHHPKYEPLWSACVANDVAVHFHSGPAPMEDAFGPIANPDGVVRPGAMGIYVSEVVWWAVRPLTFLIWGGVLERHPKLRIAITESTTIWAPEYLALLDQRYSETHYSAKLGDYRSHLKSKPSEYFARQVALGASCMSRREAELRYAIGLSNIMWGSDYPHPEGTWPVTMPQVHETFDGLPENEVAAMLGLNAARFYGFDVDALAPIAARIGPATASFK